The genomic region GCATTGTAGATTACAAAAGAGAAAAAACAAAACACTGATAGGACTACctagtatcaaagaaagtgagttgcatattacaaaagaataaaatcaaaaagtgataagACTACCCAACTATAAATGATATGCTTGAACAAAATGTATTcaattttgaatgaagaaaaaTATTTTAGTATTTTCGCAATTCAAATATCatgatgaaataattacaataatgAGTATATCCcttttcttttgaaaaatataAACTCCGGCCGTAGTACACAAAAGTGTGAAATCTTTGAAGGAGCACTTTCTTTGTGCATTGCCACATTTTAACCATTTTTAGCGACTGTTTAGTCGACTAACAACGTTAAAGTGGATGTGTTAACCAACGACGAACCGAccagatggagatggaggtggtgatgGAATCTGGATGACGCGTACAGATCACTCGCTCAACCAAACCTTTTGGTAAACTGCTTCACTACCTTCTCTTCTCAAGAAAAGGCGAGTTTTGCATGGGAGAAGGTTGATTGCATGCGCATGGTAAGGCTCCATCATTCTCTTGTCCTCTCTCCCCTGGGAAAATGTTTTTTTATCCATTTTGTGGTTGTAGTTTGTTAGGAGATTAGGTTCTCCATCCCAAGTGCGCGTGCAACTGCTAAACTCTGCATCATTCCATTTCGATTTTCAACCCTAACGCACGATGACTCAATTCGACTGACTCGCCTTGGAAAACCCAAACCCGCCAAGCATATTCTCTTCCCTTGTTGGTACGTTAATATTGCCGACAGTACAAAGTACAAACCAGTTCCTCTGCCCATCGTATTCAGTCCAGTAAATTGAATTCTTTGCCCAGTTGGTAGGCCTGTAAAAGGAATTGGGATTTCCCAAATGTGTTAAATCCTTAAGGTTGTTTGTGTGCACGCATCTCtgcttcttcttcaccttcacgcTTCGTCATGATAGAATAGGCACAGTTTTGGCAAGCTTCTCATGTGGTAGAGTGAGTTTGAAACCAAATCCTTGTCCGCTCCCCGTCGTTGCCCTGTCAATTTTGGGCGGCGTTTAGAAGATTTTGCCAACTCCAACtcactctttttctttctaatGTTGGATTGTTGAATGAAATTCCAAAAAACCACCCAATTTCTTCTAGAAGTATGCTTGTAAATTCCAACTACATTGAAGATGTCTTGGAACGCACACGAGATAAAAATGCCGAATTTGCATGGGTTGCCCGCCAACTGGTCTGCGTCGTGAAGTATCAACGTTTTTTTAAGTGAAATGGTTTGATGTGTactggaagaagaagataccattgATGATTGTGATGTCGTACCATAACTGTGAGATTTCATTCACGCAATTAGATGACCCACTAGTGCCATTTACGCTGCAATGCCTAGGAGTTAGAAATGAAAATGTTGGGGTGTGAGGAAATGGGGAGTTTGATGATCATGGAGGGTGAGAAGAATTTCGAATGGAAGAGCACCTCGTTGGGCGCTCTGTTACAGTGGGGGTTGGGCGGTTGCAGTACACCTCGCTCGTCGCAGGATTCGAGACGGGTGTCAAGAAGTGGGAACATCCAGGCTAACAGAATTGTTCCTCTTACTTTTTCACCTGATCATATTGGTAATGGAGTTGCTCCACTTGCTGTTCACCTTGAGAAGAGCTTATCCGCGGCAGAGCATGCAATTCAAGGGCTCAGATTCATCAGCAAGGCTACTGGTGATAAGGAATGGCTTCAGGTCGAAACCCGGTTCGACAAGCTTGCCGGTCCTGATGGCAAGCTGGCTCGCAAGGACTTTGGAGCATGCATTGGTGAGTCTTTTTTTGAATCAAGTCTTGAAAGTAAATTCAACCCATAATTTTGTTTTGCAGATTAAGAAGAAGAATTGTTGTGGTTTGTAGGCATGCAGGATTCCAAGCAATTCGCTTTGGAATTGTTTGATGCCCTTTCGAGAAGAAGGGCGCCAGAGCAGTTGCAGAGCATCTCCAAGCATGTCTTGCATGATTACTGGTGTCGTATCACCGATGGAAGCTTCCAATCGCGGATGCAGATTTTCTTCGACCTGTAAGCTTGCATTGCATCAACtccaaacgatttttttttttttttccatatctTGTTAAGCCCGATTTTTTGAATGAAATCACAGGTGCGATAAGGATTCGGACGGCCGTATTGCAGAAGCAGAGGTAAAGGAGGTGAGTGTCAGTAAGGAAAAAAATTCAAGGCATGGAATGGTGCAGATCTGATCCAAATAGTTTGGAATGAATTGGCGccattcatgcttcttttcccCCCAAAATTTGTATGTTCATGCCTATGTCGCTGAAACCTTTACCAAAACATAGTGGGTTTTCTCAGGTAATTCTGCTGAGTGCATCTGCAAATAAGCTTTCAATATTAGAGGAACAAGccgaagaatatgcagccttgattATGGAAGAGCTTGACAGCGACAATCATGGCTACATTGGGGTAAAACTAAAAGCTTTAATTATCGAATTTCAGCAGTCAATTTTTGAATCCCGAACTATGCTGAAGCGGAAAATTGTATTTCCCATAGTCATCGTTTTGCCTTTAAAttcactttcttttttttttcagctGTCGGAGTTGGAAAGCTTGTTCAAAGGGGGATTTGGACATGAACGTAACCAGAGTTACAGCCAGTCGCTAGGGCCTCCAAAGATGAGACGGGGTGTTGGCAACACCTTAAGGAAAGCGAGCGTTGTGGCCCGAAGTCAATGGAAACGTACATGGATTATTACGCTATGGCTGCTAACCTGTGCTGCACTCTTCAGTTGGAAATTTGTGCAGTACAAGCGGAGGGCCGCATTTGAAGTGATGGGCTACTGTGTATGTACTGCAAAAGGCGCCGCCGAGACTTTGAAGCTCAACATGGCTCTCATTCTCCTCCCAGTCTGCAGAAATACCATCACCTGGCTCAGATCTTCCTCTCTTGCCTCGCTTGTTCCCTTCAATGACAACATTCATTTTCATAAGGTTGTCCAATTCAATTTATATCTAATATAAACAGTCGACACATTATGATCATATCACAATACATCGACCATTTTAATTTAAACAACACGTTCTAAACTTTAAATGTCCGCAACCATTCCCTTGTTCACTGGCCTCAAGGCTCACAGAAAGTAATTGATAATGGTGGTTGTGTGATGGCAGGTAATTGCGCTAGGTATAGTGGTGGGAGTGATCCTGCATGGAGGAAGCCACCTTGCGTGTGACTTTCCGCGTATAGTGAATGCGGATCGTTTAACATTTTTTGGCACCATAGCTATGGACTTTGGTGGGCAGCAACCTTCCTACATAGAGATTATGATGACAACAGAAGTACTGACAGGCATATGCATGGTGTTACTCATGAGCGTAGCATTTTTACTAGCTACTCCTTTATCGAGGCGGAACATTCTCTCTCTGCCATGGCCTCTGCATAGATTTACAGGATTCAATGCTTTTTGGTATTCGCATCATTTGTTCATTATTGTCTATATTCTGCTCATCCTCCACTCCATTCTGCTCTTCCTCGCTCACGATTGGATTCAAAAATCGGTAAATCACCTTTATTTGTTTGCCTCTCTGTTACCcaacaaaagaaataataaaatagaataGAAGAATTTTAACTCTCTGTTACTCAAcaatagaaataataaaataaaatagaagaattttAAAGTTTATTAGGACAGTTATAATATTTGTCTAGCTTTTAataatgaatgattgattttttgaatgaataaatattaatgatGTCTGTTAGATCATTAGTCTAAAAAAAGAATTACATCTTTAACAATTTTCAAGTTAACATTTGCTATACAGACATGGATGTATCTTGCGGTCCCCATGATGCTTTATGGAGGCGAACGGGCATTGCG from Cryptomeria japonica chromosome 3, Sugi_1.0, whole genome shotgun sequence harbors:
- the LOC131069525 gene encoding respiratory burst oxidase homolog protein A isoform X2; this encodes MKMLGCEEMGSLMIMEGEKNFEWKSTSLGALLQWGLGGCSTPRSSQDSRRVSRSGNIQANRIVPLTFSPDHIGNGVAPLAVHLEKSLSAAEHAIQGLRFISKATGDKEWLQVETRFDKLAGPDGKLARKDFGACIGMQDSKQFALELFDALSRRRAPEQLQSISKHVLHDYWCRITDGSFQSRMQIFFDLCDKDSDGRIAEAEVKEVILLSASANKLSILEEQAEEYAALIMEELDSDNHGYIGLSELESLFKGGFGHERNQSYSQSLGPPKMRRGVGNTLRKASVVARSQWKRTWIITLWLLTCAALFSWKFVQYKRRAAFEVMGYCVCTAKGAAETLKLNMALILLPVCRNTITWLRSSSLASLVPFNDNIHFHKVIALGIVVGVILHGGSHLACDFPRIVNADRLTFFGTIAMDFGGQQPSYIEIMMTTEVLTGICMVLLMSVAFLLATPLSRRNILSLPWPLHRFTGFNAFWYSHHLFIIVYILLILHSILLFLAHDWIQKSTWMYLAVPMMLYGGERALRALRARRYKVQILKATAYPGGVLSLRMKKPEGFHYRSGMYIYIQCPEISPLEWHPFSLTSAPGDEYLSVHIRSLGDWTGRIRNLFQEAIGMNETCVSSTEASITPRLYIDGPYGSAAQDYSKYDVMLLIGLGIGATPFISILKNIANNFNNPPAYHTDDVEQGKKTGTNAYFYWVTREQSSFEWFKSIMNEVAELDPKSVIEMHNYLTSVYEEGDARSALITMVQALHHAKRGVDIFSGTPVRTHFARPNWHKVFSRLAMRHQGTRIGVFYCGPTVLAKELNMLCKKFTRISSTQFIFHKEHY
- the LOC131069525 gene encoding respiratory burst oxidase homolog protein A isoform X1; protein product: MKMLGCEEMGSLMIMEGEKNFEWKSTSLGALLQWGLGGCSTPRSSQDSRRVSRSGNIQANRIVPLTFSPDHIGNGVAPLAVHLEKSLSAAEHAIQGLRFISKATGDKEWLQVETRFDKLAGPDGKLARKDFGACIGMQDSKQFALELFDALSRRRAPEQLQSISKHVLHDYWCRITDGSFQSRMQIFFDLCDKDSDGRIAEAEVKEVILLSASANKLSILEEQAEEYAALIMEELDSDNHGYIGLSELESLFKGGFGHERNQSYSQSLGPPKMRRGVGNTLRKASVVARSQWKRTWIITLWLLTCAALFSWKFVQYKRRAAFEVMGYCVCTAKGAAETLKLNMALILLPVCRNTITWLRSSSLASLVPFNDNIHFHKVIALGIVVGVILHGGSHLACDFPRIVNADRLTFFGTIAMDFGGQQPSYIEIMMTTEVLTGICMVLLMSVAFLLATPLSRRNILSLPWPLHRFTGFNAFWYSHHLFIIVYILLILHSILLFLAHDWIQKSTWMYLAVPMMLYGGERALRALRARRYKVQILKATAYPGGVLSLRMKKPEGFHYRSGMYIYIQCPEISPLEWHPFSLTSAPGDEYLSVHIRSLGDWTGRIRNLFQEASPLAHICACDVYVEAIGMNETCVSSTEASITPRLYIDGPYGSAAQDYSKYDVMLLIGLGIGATPFISILKNIANNFNNPPAYHTDDVEQGKKTGTNAYFYWVTREQSSFEWFKSIMNEVAELDPKSVIEMHNYLTSVYEEGDARSALITMVQALHHAKRGVDIFSGTPVRTHFARPNWHKVFSRLAMRHQGTRIGVFYCGPTVLAKELNMLCKKFTRISSTQFIFHKEHY